One Polyangiaceae bacterium DNA segment encodes these proteins:
- a CDS encoding VCBS repeat-containing protein: MAHRCVGGVINDPGSGGRQTRLHVAVLLWLSFVSTACSLTLPLDELSSGEAQRDAGPCEFALEPRAAPKTGSSYDVVTADMNADDILDLVFATNDKDAFQDAVGGTSVFLGEGDGSFREWGGTASQGYIAYGVAAGDMDQDGNTDVAVCLADQDYQVTGLDAGLMRTYAGSAFGALDWRANERMLRPREIALADFDGDGRLDVVALGAPLEVSNTALYVFFGEDGASVAPPLVVDPPGVAMWRLTTGEFNGDGLADIAIASLRSVHVVLGSSDRQLVVKGPFPVEDTTTGIAAGDFNRDGKQDIAVGMQSSFSFALLLGNGDATFMPHTEHLLLPSPERLAVADLDGDGNDDLIALGDGENLALVRGRGDGTFEKPQEYHYDGSKSAGIATGDWDRDGLLDVVVAGWSEQFPTFLFGTCAPEPTK; the protein is encoded by the coding sequence ATGGCTCATCGGTGCGTAGGCGGTGTCATCAACGACCCCGGGAGTGGGGGTCGGCAGACTCGGCTGCACGTTGCGGTGCTCCTCTGGTTGTCCTTCGTCTCGACGGCGTGCTCCCTGACCCTGCCTTTGGATGAACTCTCATCCGGCGAGGCTCAGCGCGACGCAGGTCCCTGTGAGTTCGCGCTCGAGCCGCGCGCCGCGCCGAAGACAGGCAGCAGCTATGACGTCGTGACGGCGGACATGAACGCGGATGACATCCTGGATCTCGTTTTCGCCACGAACGACAAGGATGCGTTTCAGGATGCCGTGGGCGGTACCAGCGTCTTTCTTGGAGAGGGAGATGGCAGCTTCCGCGAGTGGGGCGGCACGGCGAGTCAGGGTTACATTGCCTACGGCGTTGCCGCTGGCGACATGGACCAGGATGGCAACACCGACGTCGCTGTTTGCCTCGCCGACCAGGACTACCAGGTCACGGGTTTGGACGCAGGACTGATGCGCACCTATGCGGGGAGCGCCTTCGGTGCTCTCGACTGGAGGGCGAACGAGCGCATGCTTCGTCCTCGCGAGATCGCCCTCGCGGACTTCGATGGGGACGGCCGTCTGGATGTCGTGGCCCTCGGCGCACCCCTCGAGGTATCCAACACCGCCTTGTACGTGTTTTTTGGCGAGGACGGCGCCAGCGTGGCCCCGCCTCTCGTGGTCGACCCTCCTGGCGTCGCCATGTGGCGTCTGACCACGGGCGAGTTCAACGGTGATGGCCTGGCCGATATCGCGATCGCCAGTCTTCGCAGCGTGCACGTGGTGCTCGGCAGTTCGGACCGGCAGCTCGTGGTGAAAGGTCCGTTCCCTGTAGAGGACACGACCACGGGCATTGCTGCCGGCGACTTCAATCGCGACGGAAAGCAAGACATCGCCGTCGGCATGCAGAGTTCGTTCAGCTTCGCTCTCTTGCTCGGCAATGGCGACGCGACGTTCATGCCCCACACGGAGCACTTGCTATTGCCTTCGCCAGAGCGACTCGCCGTTGCCGACTTGGATGGCGATGGCAATGACGACCTCATCGCCTTGGGAGATGGCGAGAACTTGGCCCTGGTCCGCGGTCGAGGCGACGGGACGTTCGAAAAGCCGCAGGAGTATCACTACGACGGATCGAAGAGTGCCGGCATCGCGACGGGCGATTGGGACCGGGATGGGCTACTCGATGTGGTCGTAGCCGGGTGGAGCGAGCAGTTTCCAACGTTCTTGTTCGGAACTTGTGCTCCCGAGCCCACGAAGTGA
- a CDS encoding aldo/keto reductase produces MTNTPTTLGKSTLRVGRIGLGCMGMSDFYAGSRDEAAHIKTLHAAIDLGVNHFDTADMYGVGHNEELISKAFSDRWDKVTVATKFGVRRGAGGEWLGISGRPEYVKEACDKSLKRLGRDVIDLYYQHRPDPEVPVAESVGAMKELVEAGKVRFIGVSEFSVEQIRAAHAVHPITALQTEYSLWTRNVEDEGILKTCRELGIGFVAYSPLGRGFLTGAIPNREALDENDWRRENPRFSEAALAENARFLELLRDIASQKGATEAQAALAWVLAQGQDVFTIPGTRRIERLEENLGAWKVQFSAEELAEIRNRLPKVTAGARY; encoded by the coding sequence ATGACCAATACCCCCACGACCCTTGGCAAGAGCACCCTTCGAGTTGGCCGCATCGGCCTCGGCTGCATGGGCATGTCGGATTTCTACGCGGGCTCGCGTGACGAAGCAGCTCACATCAAGACGCTGCACGCCGCCATCGACCTTGGGGTCAACCACTTCGACACCGCCGACATGTACGGCGTCGGACACAACGAAGAGCTGATTTCCAAGGCCTTCTCGGATCGCTGGGACAAGGTGACCGTCGCCACCAAGTTCGGTGTGCGACGCGGCGCGGGCGGAGAGTGGCTCGGGATCAGCGGGCGCCCGGAGTACGTGAAAGAAGCCTGCGACAAGAGTCTGAAGCGCCTCGGTCGCGACGTCATCGACCTCTACTACCAACACCGTCCAGACCCCGAAGTCCCGGTCGCGGAAAGCGTCGGAGCCATGAAGGAACTGGTGGAGGCAGGAAAGGTGCGCTTCATCGGTGTGAGCGAGTTCTCCGTCGAGCAGATCCGTGCGGCCCACGCCGTCCATCCCATCACGGCGCTGCAGACCGAGTACTCCCTTTGGACGCGCAACGTCGAGGATGAGGGGATCCTGAAGACATGCCGCGAGCTTGGCATCGGCTTCGTCGCCTACTCGCCCCTCGGCCGCGGATTCCTCACCGGTGCGATCCCCAACCGCGAGGCCCTCGACGAGAACGACTGGCGCCGTGAGAACCCGCGCTTCAGCGAAGCAGCGTTGGCGGAGAACGCACGCTTCTTGGAACTGCTACGCGACATCGCATCGCAGAAGGGCGCGACGGAAGCGCAGGCAGCGCTGGCCTGGGTGTTGGCTCAGGGACAGGACGTCTTCACCATCCCGGGCACGCGCCGCATCGAGCGCCTCGAGGAGAACCTCGGCGCGTGGAAGGTGCAGTTCTCCGCAGAGGAACTCGCCGAAATCCGCAACCGGCTTCCGAAAGTGACGGCGGGCGCGCGCTACTAG
- a CDS encoding VOC family protein, which yields MMRPQPMIVVRDVQAASRWFQDVLALRSAHGGDEYEMLMDGEDLVLQLHRWDAHEHPHLGDEQDASRGNGVLLWFATDQFEELLRRVEKANAKVVDGPLYNANGRQHEIWLQAPEGFRVVVAGPRDMNRKV from the coding sequence ATGATGCGCCCGCAACCGATGATCGTCGTACGAGACGTCCAAGCTGCTTCGCGGTGGTTTCAGGACGTGTTGGCTCTTCGCTCGGCCCACGGAGGCGACGAGTACGAGATGCTGATGGATGGCGAAGACCTCGTGTTGCAGCTTCACCGCTGGGACGCTCACGAGCATCCGCACCTGGGAGACGAGCAGGATGCCTCGCGTGGCAATGGCGTGCTGCTGTGGTTTGCCACCGACCAATTCGAAGAACTGCTGCGACGAGTCGAGAAGGCCAACGCCAAGGTAGTCGACGGCCCGCTCTACAACGCCAATGGTCGACAGCACGAGATCTGGCTGCAGGCGCCCGAGGGCTTTCGGGTCGTGGTGGCGGGACCACGCGACATGAACCGAAAAGTCTGA
- a CDS encoding YciI family protein: MKYLLMLYADEKAGAQLPKEKMAEFMGQMYAYQDALKKAKAFISTNPLAPTNQASTVKVRGENAVVEDGPYAETQEQLGGYFVIEAADVEAAQQWAARCPAATWGTIEVRPILDLGGVA; encoded by the coding sequence ATGAAATACCTGTTGATGCTTTACGCTGACGAGAAGGCTGGCGCGCAGCTTCCGAAGGAGAAGATGGCCGAGTTCATGGGCCAGATGTATGCCTATCAGGATGCACTGAAGAAGGCGAAAGCGTTCATTTCCACGAATCCACTTGCGCCAACCAACCAGGCATCCACCGTCAAAGTGCGCGGCGAAAACGCCGTCGTGGAAGACGGACCCTATGCAGAGACGCAGGAACAACTCGGAGGATACTTCGTGATCGAGGCTGCCGACGTGGAGGCCGCGCAACAGTGGGCGGCACGCTGTCCGGCCGCGACCTGGGGCACGATCGAGGTGCGCCCGATCCTCGATCTCGGCGGCGTGGCGTAG
- a CDS encoding DUF6596 domain-containing protein produces the protein MTRGNEAATAAERVARESYGRLVAYLASRTGSVAAAEDVLSAAFVAALSQWPKDGVPEQPEGWLLEVARRRHADTCRHAARSAKASADVRRIDEELRLARVAPNALPDERLALMYACAHPELPDNVHTALMLQTILGLTAQEIAAAFRTSASAIGQRLARAKRRARELAVSIDLPSAAELNARTPAVLAAVYAAYTTGWRELGEPSNTGLASEAIWLARLLARLAPEEPEAKGVLALMLYSHSRRGARIDANGEFVPLDQQDPSLWERAMFYEAEASLGEANRRGPTGRYQLEAALQSAQMVRIDGRAPNRDAIAEIYRLLEAVAPSPVVSLNCIAARIGIAPPHQLIEELQLLTVRGNFDDYQPYWVVRAHLAFAAGSVEDGHGALRIAMGLSTSPAIRKHLQSLPRRLRK, from the coding sequence GTGACCCGCGGCAACGAGGCGGCCACGGCCGCGGAGCGGGTCGCGCGCGAAAGCTACGGCCGCCTCGTCGCCTACCTCGCATCCCGAACCGGAAGCGTCGCTGCGGCTGAAGACGTGCTGAGCGCCGCATTCGTGGCCGCGCTCAGCCAATGGCCCAAGGACGGGGTCCCCGAGCAACCTGAGGGTTGGCTGCTGGAAGTGGCGCGCCGACGCCATGCGGACACATGCCGCCATGCCGCGAGAAGTGCCAAGGCGAGCGCAGACGTCCGGCGCATTGACGAAGAGCTACGGCTGGCTCGGGTTGCTCCCAATGCTCTGCCCGACGAGCGGCTCGCACTCATGTATGCGTGCGCCCATCCCGAGTTGCCAGACAACGTGCACACTGCGCTCATGTTGCAGACGATCCTGGGTCTGACGGCGCAGGAGATCGCTGCGGCGTTCCGCACCTCGGCGTCGGCTATCGGGCAGCGACTGGCGCGAGCCAAGCGCCGCGCCCGCGAACTCGCTGTGTCGATTGACTTGCCGTCCGCCGCGGAACTCAACGCGCGCACGCCCGCTGTGCTCGCTGCGGTGTATGCCGCCTACACCACGGGTTGGCGTGAGCTTGGGGAGCCGTCGAACACAGGCTTGGCGTCCGAAGCGATCTGGCTCGCGCGGCTCTTGGCTCGGCTTGCGCCTGAAGAGCCCGAAGCAAAGGGCGTGTTGGCCTTGATGCTTTACTCGCATTCTCGTCGAGGTGCGCGTATCGACGCCAACGGCGAGTTCGTGCCGCTGGATCAGCAAGATCCGAGCCTCTGGGAGCGAGCGATGTTCTATGAAGCTGAGGCGAGCCTGGGCGAGGCGAATCGACGCGGCCCGACCGGACGGTATCAACTCGAGGCCGCATTGCAGTCGGCGCAGATGGTCCGCATCGATGGGCGTGCACCGAACCGGGACGCCATTGCCGAGATCTATCGCCTTCTGGAGGCCGTTGCCCCGTCGCCCGTCGTCTCACTCAACTGCATCGCCGCGCGCATTGGTATTGCCCCCCCGCACCAGCTCATCGAAGAGCTGCAACTCCTCACGGTGCGAGGGAACTTCGACGATTACCAACCCTACTGGGTCGTGCGTGCTCATTTGGCCTTCGCGGCGGGAAGCGTCGAAGACGGACACGGCGCGCTGCGCATCGCGATGGGCCTATCGACCTCGCCCGCCATCCGCAAGCATTTGCAGTCGCTGCCTCGGCGACTACGGAAATGA
- a CDS encoding alpha/beta hydrolase — protein sequence MFVTIDQVRFNTQSFGAGARNFVAHGGWTGSWELWRQPFELLSRSWRCVSFDHRGCGETSAPAGSITADRLVDDLFEVLDALGVERCVLAGESMGSLIVLLAAERRPERFDGLVLVSAPPSIDARTTGALVAGSRTDYPRTVAAFVRQCLPESDSEHLARWGRHLLGRAEPEAAARLLECLHGVQPKFESIQLPVLVIHGEQDAIVPLAAAQHVAASLPNARLVVLPGVGHVPTVTTPERVAELVEDWAATL from the coding sequence ATGTTCGTCACCATCGACCAGGTCCGCTTCAACACCCAGTCCTTCGGCGCCGGAGCGCGAAACTTCGTCGCCCATGGCGGGTGGACGGGCAGCTGGGAGCTCTGGCGCCAACCCTTCGAGCTCCTTTCCCGGAGCTGGCGCTGCGTTTCCTTCGATCATCGGGGGTGTGGCGAGACCTCGGCCCCAGCCGGCAGCATCACTGCCGACCGGCTCGTCGACGATCTTTTCGAAGTGCTGGATGCGCTCGGCGTGGAGCGCTGCGTGCTCGCCGGGGAGTCGATGGGCAGCCTCATCGTGCTGCTCGCGGCCGAACGCCGACCCGAAAGGTTCGACGGCTTGGTGCTCGTCTCGGCTCCGCCATCGATCGATGCTCGGACCACTGGCGCGCTGGTCGCAGGCTCGCGCACCGACTACCCACGCACCGTGGCCGCGTTCGTGCGCCAATGCCTACCTGAATCCGACAGCGAGCACTTGGCTCGCTGGGGCCGCCACCTGCTCGGGCGCGCCGAACCCGAAGCCGCCGCCCGCTTGCTCGAGTGTCTGCACGGCGTTCAGCCAAAGTTTGAATCCATCCAACTTCCGGTGCTGGTGATCCACGGGGAACAGGACGCCATAGTTCCGCTGGCAGCTGCGCAACATGTAGCCGCTTCGCTTCCCAATGCGCGCTTGGTGGTCCTACCTGGCGTGGGACACGTACCCACGGTCACGACGCCAGAGCGAGTCGCGGAGCTCGTGGAGGATTGGGCCGCAACGCTGTGA
- a CDS encoding DEAD/DEAH box helicase, which yields MSAGLQRAVAASGYQIPTPIQREAIPHVLAGKDLLGCAQTGTGKTAAFALPMLQRLSASPQRGRIRALILAPTRELAAQIADSFRRYAGPTNLRALVVFGGVSKHAQVRSLRAGVDILVATPGRLLDLYRDGAVELGLVETLVLDEADRMLDMGFIHDVKRIVATLPRERQTLLFSATMPSAIDKLANSILRDPARVAVDPISSTREPISQSIFFVEKPRKTQLLVGLLREDAMDRVLVFTRTKHGANRLARDLERAGFGAAAIHGNKSQSARTRALDDFKSGRIRIVVATDIAARGIDIKELSHVVNFELPNEPESYVHRIGRTGRAGRSGVAISFCSREERPYARAIERLTRRRLVECAVPESDVRPS from the coding sequence TTGAGCGCGGGGCTCCAGCGGGCAGTCGCGGCATCGGGCTACCAGATCCCGACTCCGATCCAACGCGAAGCCATTCCTCACGTGTTGGCCGGGAAGGATCTGCTGGGCTGCGCGCAAACCGGCACGGGCAAGACGGCGGCGTTCGCGTTGCCCATGCTGCAGCGTCTGAGCGCCTCGCCGCAGCGCGGACGCATCCGTGCCCTCATCCTGGCTCCGACCCGTGAGCTTGCCGCGCAGATCGCCGATAGCTTCAGGCGTTACGCTGGCCCCACGAACCTGCGCGCACTGGTCGTTTTTGGCGGTGTGAGCAAACACGCGCAGGTTCGATCGCTGCGCGCTGGGGTGGACATCCTGGTGGCGACACCCGGACGTTTGCTCGATCTTTACCGCGACGGAGCCGTCGAGCTTGGTCTCGTCGAGACTCTCGTCCTGGACGAGGCCGACCGCATGCTCGACATGGGCTTCATTCACGACGTGAAGCGTATCGTCGCGACGCTGCCACGGGAGCGTCAGACCCTGCTGTTCTCCGCGACGATGCCCTCGGCCATCGACAAGCTGGCGAATAGCATCCTGCGCGATCCGGCGCGAGTCGCCGTCGATCCGATCTCGTCGACGCGCGAGCCCATCTCACAGTCCATCTTCTTCGTCGAAAAGCCACGAAAGACTCAGCTTCTCGTGGGCCTACTGCGCGAGGACGCCATGGACCGCGTGCTGGTGTTCACTCGAACGAAGCACGGCGCCAATCGTCTCGCTCGAGATCTCGAGCGCGCGGGCTTCGGCGCGGCAGCCATCCACGGCAACAAGTCGCAGTCCGCGCGGACGCGGGCGCTGGACGACTTCAAGTCCGGACGAATTCGCATCGTCGTTGCCACGGACATCGCCGCGCGAGGGATCGACATCAAGGAGCTTTCCCACGTGGTCAATTTCGAACTGCCGAACGAGCCCGAAAGCTACGTTCATCGCATCGGCCGTACGGGTCGCGCCGGGCGCAGCGGCGTGGCCATCTCATTCTGCTCTCGCGAAGAGCGGCCCTACGCCCGCGCCATCGAGCGCCTTACCCGGCGCCGCTTGGTGGAGTGCGCGGTTCCTGAGAGCGACGTCCGGCCCAGCTGA
- a CDS encoding VOC family protein, translated as MTDKPKVRTCFWFDGNGAEAAEFYVSLLPDSRIESRSTLEPAKPPLVIMLSLAGTPYMFLNGGPQYKLSPAASIAVGTADQAETDRLWDALVADGGQESMCGWLVDRFGVSWQLVPDALPRLLGAEDREAAGRAMQAMLKMRKIDIATLEAAFAGSGG; from the coding sequence ATGACCGACAAACCCAAGGTTCGAACCTGTTTTTGGTTCGATGGCAACGGAGCGGAAGCAGCGGAGTTCTATGTCTCGCTGCTTCCCGATAGCCGCATCGAATCTCGCTCGACTCTCGAGCCCGCAAAGCCGCCGCTCGTGATCATGCTTTCGCTGGCGGGAACGCCGTACATGTTTCTCAACGGCGGACCGCAGTACAAGCTGTCGCCGGCCGCATCCATCGCCGTTGGCACCGCTGATCAAGCCGAGACCGACCGCTTGTGGGACGCCCTCGTTGCAGACGGCGGACAAGAAAGCATGTGCGGCTGGCTCGTCGACCGCTTTGGCGTGTCGTGGCAGCTCGTTCCCGACGCTCTGCCTCGACTGCTTGGCGCCGAGGATCGCGAGGCCGCGGGTCGCGCCATGCAGGCCATGCTGAAGATGCGGAAGATCGACATCGCTACGCTCGAAGCGGCATTTGCGGGAAGCGGCGGGTAG
- a CDS encoding methyltransferase domain-containing protein, translated as MKIYAQFRRPTGWLGRLVGLSMGVKNASRSRWVLGLLAARPGERVLEVGFGAGADIARLLDAVGPGGVVVGIDASEVMVHSAAHKNRRAAAEGRLFLRHADIADAFLEDGTFDAVYSVNCAQFWPDLAAGFEALRKATRVGGRAVVAVQPKHRDAVRADSERWLRELGAAAASASWAVEGLELGSERVPTAAVLLRREAG; from the coding sequence GTGAAGATCTACGCACAGTTTCGCAGACCGACGGGCTGGCTCGGCAGGCTCGTGGGGCTGTCGATGGGGGTCAAGAACGCTTCGCGCAGCCGGTGGGTCCTTGGGCTGCTCGCCGCGCGGCCGGGCGAACGCGTCCTGGAGGTCGGGTTCGGCGCCGGAGCAGACATTGCCCGCTTGCTCGACGCAGTCGGCCCCGGCGGCGTCGTCGTAGGCATCGATGCGTCGGAGGTCATGGTTCACTCGGCCGCGCACAAGAATCGCCGCGCGGCTGCCGAAGGACGATTGTTCCTGCGCCACGCGGACATTGCGGACGCGTTCTTGGAAGACGGCACGTTCGATGCGGTCTATTCGGTGAACTGCGCGCAGTTCTGGCCAGATCTCGCGGCGGGATTCGAGGCGCTGCGCAAGGCAACGCGTGTGGGTGGACGCGCTGTCGTTGCCGTGCAGCCCAAGCATCGAGACGCCGTTCGCGCCGACTCGGAGCGATGGCTCCGTGAACTGGGTGCCGCTGCCGCCAGTGCGTCCTGGGCTGTCGAAGGTCTCGAGTTGGGGTCCGAGCGGGTTCCGACGGCAGCGGTCCTCCTACGAAGGGAGGCGGGCTGA
- a CDS encoding isoprenylcysteine carboxylmethyltransferase family protein, with protein MTRLSFPVLPPRLLWLQLATCALLHWGLGISLAAPRSQVAGSVGLALGIGVNLWASRIFETGHTPIRPDETPRTLVERGPFRWSRNPMYLGLVALHLGVALLVGDALFWVSAVIHATILRVVFVSHEERVMRDAFGEGYLAYSSRVSHWIGRRL; from the coding sequence ATGACCCGCCTGAGCTTCCCCGTGCTGCCGCCAAGGCTCCTCTGGCTCCAACTCGCGACCTGCGCGCTGCTGCATTGGGGATTGGGGATTTCGCTCGCGGCACCCAGATCCCAGGTGGCCGGCTCCGTCGGACTAGCGCTGGGCATTGGTGTGAACCTGTGGGCGTCACGCATCTTCGAGACTGGTCACACACCGATCCGTCCCGACGAAACCCCACGAACTCTCGTGGAGCGCGGACCCTTTCGTTGGTCACGGAATCCGATGTATCTGGGACTCGTCGCGCTCCACCTCGGCGTTGCTCTGCTCGTTGGCGACGCTCTGTTCTGGGTCAGTGCTGTCATCCATGCCACCATCCTGCGGGTGGTGTTCGTCTCCCACGAGGAACGGGTCATGCGCGATGCCTTTGGTGAAGGCTATCTGGCCTACTCGTCGCGGGTCTCCCACTGGATCGGGCGGCGGCTCTGA
- a CDS encoding GNAT family N-acetyltransferase, translating into MTLHVEYLLTCPELLPTLAQWFRAEWEPYYGKSGPGDAEEDLSASMRRDELPLCLVALEGDALLGTISLGASSISHPQCTPWGRALLVAPFARGRGVGSALVAAVEVEARRLGYAELFMSTDSANRIVERRGWKAIDTAPSLRGPVTVYRCTL; encoded by the coding sequence GTGACCCTGCACGTCGAGTACCTGCTCACATGTCCGGAACTGCTGCCGACGCTGGCACAGTGGTTCCGCGCGGAGTGGGAGCCGTACTACGGGAAGTCTGGACCGGGGGACGCCGAGGAAGACCTGAGCGCGTCGATGAGGCGCGACGAACTTCCGCTTTGCCTCGTCGCCCTGGAGGGGGACGCTCTACTCGGCACCATTTCTCTCGGCGCCAGTTCGATTTCGCATCCCCAGTGCACGCCCTGGGGGCGTGCGCTCTTGGTGGCTCCCTTTGCGCGCGGGCGGGGTGTGGGAAGCGCGCTAGTTGCAGCTGTCGAAGTCGAAGCGCGCCGATTGGGGTACGCCGAGCTATTCATGTCGACGGACTCTGCGAACCGCATCGTGGAGCGGCGAGGGTGGAAGGCGATCGACACGGCGCCGTCGCTTCGGGGCCCAGTTACCGTGTACCGTTGCACGCTCTAG
- a CDS encoding MarR family transcriptional regulator, producing MPTKTESLASVIDETRRLFHRLANAAERLQADLDVTASERAVLEALARGSHTVPEIARSKGVSRQHIQTIVNSLASDDLVEARENPAHQRSSLLALTPAGERCFREIQKREQVVLGELAQRFRGSDLEKVAQTLKALGDHLEAAVARR from the coding sequence ATGCCGACGAAGACGGAGTCACTGGCAAGCGTGATCGACGAGACACGTAGGTTGTTTCACCGGCTGGCAAATGCAGCCGAACGCCTGCAAGCCGATCTGGATGTCACAGCCAGCGAACGCGCCGTGCTGGAAGCGCTCGCGCGTGGCTCGCACACCGTTCCGGAAATCGCGCGAAGCAAGGGCGTGAGCCGACAGCATATCCAGACCATCGTCAACAGCCTCGCCAGTGACGACCTGGTCGAGGCTCGGGAAAACCCTGCACATCAACGCTCGTCGCTCCTGGCACTGACGCCTGCAGGCGAGCGCTGCTTTCGGGAAATCCAGAAGCGCGAGCAAGTCGTCCTGGGAGAACTGGCGCAGCGCTTTCGTGGCAGCGACCTGGAGAAGGTGGCGCAAACCCTCAAAGCCTTGGGCGATCATCTGGAAGCGGCTGTCGCTCGACGTTGA